The genomic stretch AGTGAAAAAGTCCTGAAATACAAAAGTAAAATACTTATTATCAATATTGGTAATGATAACTCAATAAGAAAAGAAAAATAATCTTTACTTTCAACTTTTAATTTCTCACCTAATTCTTCTGCCCCAGCTAAAAAGAGAAGAAATACTATACCAAGTGACGTTATAAAAGAGATTATAATATTAATTTTAACTAAATTAAGCACACCTGGACCAAGTATAATTCCCACAATTATAGGACCTACGAATCTAACTAGATTAAGTCTACTAAATGCTTCCTCGGCTAATTTAGCTAATATTAGCATAATTCCTAAATATAACAAACTATCTACTAGGAGAGACACGATAAGGTATTTTTCATTACTAGTTAAAACATTATCTGTTATTTTTAACATAGTTTAATTTAGGACTATATTAATAATTATAATACTTATTTATTTACTTGATAATAGTTTATTTATATGTATGGAATTAGAATATAATTTCGAAACAAATGCTTCTAAAGATGTTATTTTAGAATATATTTCAAATCCAGAAAATTTACTGAAATATGTTCCTGCATTTAAAAGTCTAAAGAAGATCGATGAGGATAAATGGGAATTGGAGGTTAAATGGCTATTTACAATTAAACTTAAAGTGAAAAGAATTATTGGAACAGATGAAGTTACATATACTATTGAGAAGACTGAAGGATTGATAAAAATATCATCGTCTCTAAGATATGTGATTTTAACTCCTAAAAACAGAAATACTATACTTAAGATTATCTTCTCTTATGAAGGACCGTTTGAAAGTATAGCTAAGAAACAGACTGAAGAGTATTATAGAAGAGGAGTTGAAATATTTAAACATGACCTTGAGAGACTAGAGGGAAAGCATTTAAATACACAGAGAATCATAACAAAATTTGATATATTAAATATGAGAACTATATTTGCAAAAGAAATAAAAAAGAGTGAAATTGAAGATATTTTAACTAGAGCTATGATAGAAAGTGTGAACTCTAGGGTATTAGTAATATTAAGCGATAACAAAACAATTGTTGAACTTATATTTGAAAACGGATCTTTAGAAGATTCAAAAGGAGATATAAATAATTTAGGAGAAAACATTAGGATTTTAATGAAAAGCTCTCAAACCGTGGAAACTAAAAATAGGACCTCATAAGAGATAAGCTAACGGATCCTCATATTTTCTCTTTTTCAAAGTATTATAGTATT from Sulfolobus sp. S-194 encodes the following:
- a CDS encoding STK_08120 family protein, with product MELEYNFETNASKDVILEYISNPENLLKYVPAFKSLKKIDEDKWELEVKWLFTIKLKVKRIIGTDEVTYTIEKTEGLIKISSSLRYVILTPKNRNTILKIIFSYEGPFESIAKKQTEEYYRRGVEIFKHDLERLEGKHLNTQRIITKFDILNMRTIFAKEIKKSEIEDILTRAMIESVNSRVLVILSDNKTIVELIFENGSLEDSKGDINNLGENIRILMKSSQTVETKNRTS